One genomic window of Phycisphaerales bacterium includes the following:
- the fmt gene encoding methionyl-tRNA formyltransferase, translated as MKVVFFGSGAFGVPTLRMLAKRHEVVAVVTQPDRPAGRGKTLSPTPIASEAESLLTGVEVLKPEQVNTPEVRDRIRGFEADAWVVIAFGQKLGQKLLADRFAVNLHASLLPRWRGAAPINAAILAGDETTGVSVITLADEMDAGFVLGQSSRPLDPGLTIGELHDVLAEDGVEVVAGVLDRFEAGTLEPVKQDADRVTLAPKLSKADGWIDFADTAHACRRRVHGLTPWPGVSITLAGVVLKLLRVSAEQHDHDAAPGTLIDPAGLIACGQGTALRLVTVQPAGKKPMEFTAFANGHSLAAGEVATPERRPCARSGT; from the coding sequence ATGAAGGTCGTGTTCTTTGGTTCGGGAGCCTTCGGCGTGCCCACGCTCCGCATGCTCGCAAAGCGGCACGAGGTGGTTGCCGTCGTGACGCAGCCCGATCGACCGGCGGGCCGAGGAAAGACGCTCAGCCCGACGCCCATCGCAAGCGAAGCCGAGTCGCTGCTGACGGGCGTTGAGGTGCTCAAGCCCGAGCAGGTCAACACGCCCGAGGTCCGAGATCGCATCCGCGGCTTCGAGGCCGATGCCTGGGTCGTCATCGCCTTCGGCCAGAAGCTGGGTCAGAAGCTCCTGGCCGACAGGTTCGCAGTGAACTTACACGCCTCGCTCCTGCCGCGGTGGCGCGGCGCGGCGCCCATCAACGCGGCGATCCTGGCCGGCGACGAGACCACCGGCGTCAGCGTCATCACGCTGGCCGACGAGATGGACGCCGGGTTCGTGCTGGGCCAGTCGAGCCGGCCGCTCGACCCGGGCCTGACCATCGGCGAGCTACACGACGTGCTGGCGGAGGACGGCGTCGAGGTCGTCGCGGGCGTGCTCGATCGCTTCGAGGCCGGCACGCTCGAGCCCGTCAAGCAAGATGCCGACAGGGTCACCCTCGCGCCCAAGCTCAGCAAGGCCGATGGTTGGATCGACTTCGCCGACACGGCCCACGCCTGCCGGCGCCGCGTCCACGGCCTCACGCCCTGGCCCGGCGTGAGCATCACGCTCGCGGGCGTCGTGCTGAAACTCCTGCGCGTTTCGGCCGAGCAGCACGACCACGACGCGGCACCCGGCACGCTCATCGATCCCGCGGGCCTCATCGCGTGTGGCCAGGGCACGGCCCTGCGCCTCGTCACCGTGCAGCCCGCGGGCAAGAAGCCGATGGAATTCACCGCCTTCGCCAACGGCCATTCGCTCGCCGCGGGCGAGGTCGCAACCCCGGAGCGCCGACCATGCGCACGCTCTGGGACCTGA